From the Palaemon carinicauda isolate YSFRI2023 chromosome 42, ASM3689809v2, whole genome shotgun sequence genome, one window contains:
- the LOC137633024 gene encoding uncharacterized protein, with product MKCKELTGKFGKGSLLLLGIGLLLLTIGIVCAFIGYDDFDDDDEGLLVVGTAIGICSGVFCLICGVLICLCQDCCCCCMRPYPPVISGSVYSQQQQQLQQQQQQQYNNGSQPIHQPLQQQQQQPWQPYLASQSNAGFVEHPPPYEVLPSVHVSQHQGTPLNANVYYPYQEKGTKNDHLTTMNTNTSSSFGTNEDSRGFMPQGYTNPAFPQPQGIAYPCQATVPSAPAMDINPPLYTP from the exons ATGAAG TGCAAGGAACTCACAGGCAAATTTGGGAAAGGATCCTTACTGCTGCTTGGTATCGGACTGCTGCTCCTAACGATCGGGATCGTCTGCGCTTTCATTGGCTACGATGACTTTGACGATGATGACGAGGGTCTGCTCGTCGTTGGAACGGCCATTGGGATTTGTTCCGGAG TATTCTGTCTCATTTGTGGAGTTCTTATCTGCCTCTGTCAagattgctgttgctgctgcatgCGGCCTTATCCTCCCGTTATCAGCGGTTCGGTCTAttcacaacaacagcaacagctacagcaacagcaacagcaacaatacAACAATGGCTCGCAACCAATACACCAGCCtctccagcagcagcagcagcaaccttggcaacCATATTTGGCGTCTCAATCCAATGCAGGATTTGTGGAGCATCCTCCGCCTTACGAGGTTCTACCATCCGTCCACGTGAGTCAACACCAAG GTACGCCACTCAACGCCAACGTGTACTATCCGTATCAAGAAAAAGGGACTAAAAACGATCACTTAACGACAATGAATACAAACACTAGTTCCTCATTTGGTACGAATGAAGACTCGAGAGGTTTTATGCCCCAGGGTTACACCAACCCCGCGTTTCCACAGCCCCAGGGGATAGCTTATCCATGCCAAGCTACAGTACCGAGTGCACCTGCTATGGATATTAATCCTCCATTGTATACGCCTTGA